The nucleotide window TCAGAACTAATCAGAACTAACTCTTTGTCTCTATCCCTCTCTTAgatactgactgcccacctgtccagACCGACGCTGGAAGACTGTTTTCCTTCCACAGACCTGCTCACCTGTTTCTCTACACTCTGTAAGTTTAACCTGTGATGATTCTCTCTGATCAGTCTGAACATCACAGTCCCTCCTCACACTTTAATCTGTGAGCAAGAAGAGAATTAAAGTACTGAAACCCAGTTAACAAATTTACCAAAAGCCTATAGGAGGTGAGAGGAGGGGAAAAGCACTACAGTACCGCTGTTCTGATCTGTTCCAGATTTAGACTGTGATCAAGTTCTAACAAGCCTGAAACAGATCAGAATCAAAATTCCCCTCATTACTCAGCGATCACTAGACGtgagtgtgagtagtgtgtgtatagtgtgtgtgtagtgtgtgtcctCTGATTACACAATCAGTGTAACAACAATGCTTCTCACTCAGGCATCTCAGACTGTTAATGTGTACAATAATATATGAGAATAATATATCTGAACATGGAATGAcatcatgcagtgtgtgtgtagtgtgtataatgtgtgtgtgtgtgtgtgtgtatagtgtgtgtgttgagactCACGCATGCACTCATTGGCTTCGCGGGCGTTGGCGCGCTGCCAGGGCCGGTCGTAGTGGAAGGGTTTACAACGGTCGCACTCCGGACCCTCTGTGTTGTGTTTGCAGTCGCACACAGTCTTCCCGTCTTTTTCTCTTATGCACCGGGAGGCGTGGCCATTACACTTGCACCTGCCCCCCACCTGGAAGTCAGACACAGCATAGTAGTATGATGACATCACCCCAGGTGTACCGAAAGGGTCATGTCCCTCTCTGCCGGGCAGTTCTCTGGGCGTTTGTGGACGGCTTAACACCACCCGGATGTCTGTGACGGTCACCCAGTCCTGCAGAACCGGGCTGGAGTCGAAGTCTTTTCCTGATGGACGTCCGTCCAACGTGCTGAAAGCGATAATTGCACTGCTCTGTGGCGACGGGTCGGTGTGGCTGTCTGTGCACAGTGGCTCCTGTTCATTTTGTTTGGTGATCACGGCTCTGTTGGGCCGGTTGTAAACCCGTCTGCACTGGGAGGAGTAAAACTGAAAGGGCGTCCAGCTGCGGCCGTAGTCCATGCTCTTGTAGATGGCCATGGAATCTGGCCGTGGAGAACAGAACTGGAGGCTGACGTACGTGATCTCAAATTTCTTGCCCAGCGAAAGTGTAAGAGTCACGTTCAGTGGTGCCCCCTGCAAGTTTTCTGACACCCAGCAGGTCAGGTTGTGTGCAGAGTTAAGGTCAGTGAGGTAGGAGGCGGGGTGGGCAAGCCGAGGATCTGAGGCGTCGCAGGTGCTACAGGAGCGCACCGGGGGACGCTGTTCGCGCTCGATGACACCACAGTGGCGCGAAGTAGGGCTGCCGCACACGCTCGACGCAACCACTTCCTGTCCGAATGCGGCGTTCACAAATTCTGGGATACAGCGGCGGGCGGAGCCTGTGTCCTCGTAGCAGGGATCAGGGGGTGGGGCCTGTTGGCCAGAGAATGGGTTAGAGTTCTCAGGAAGGTTCAGAGACATGCCTACCAGTGAGTAGATGAGCAGGAATGTGTAGAGGTCTGTCATGCTGGCAGAGGGCTGGGAAACGAGAAATAAAGGGAGGGGTGAAGTCTGAACGGGAAGTAAAGAACAGGAAATAAACAAATCCAACCGTGGAGCCTCTTTACTGAGCAGGGTCCGTCACGAGGGCAGGGTCTCGCAGATGGGTGTTGTGTCTACATGAGGACATCTTGGGCAGGATCTGCCCAGGAGAAAAATGAGAACTGATGCCCGGTGCTCCTCGCCAGGGTGTCCGCCCAGTCTGCACGAGTTTCTGTGAACAacgagagcacagtgagaacaccaACACAAACATTCAGCTCACCGAGATCACACTCATCTTCTGCTCCCACACTCACACCTACAGGACCTCAGCCGGAGAGCAGCATTAGGGTTTAAGGCTggaatacaatataaatatttacagtacagtacatattTACATTTCTAGATGGTTTAAAGTACTTTTTCTAGATCCTCCTTCAAACACTTTAAAGAAAAGGGTTCTGTACAGAGGTGTAAAGGCTCTTTACACTATAGCGTAGAATCTGTTTTTGGTTCTACGCTGAACTGTTTTAAAGCTAAAGGTTCTGTAGTGTAGAGAAGAATCAAACAGCTCTACCTTCAGTCTTCATGTTCCTAAACAGAATCATCAAATTCATTGAAGAACCTCGGAAAAAAACACCTTGTTTAAGACTGTATGAAAATTTTATCACACCCAGTATTATGATGGTTTCTGGGTAATGTGATCATAAGTGTGCAGAATGTGCGAATGTAAGAAGTGTGAACAGTTGTGAACAGGATACAGTACATCTGGAGGAGactccccctcgctcactcctgcatccccctcgctcacttctgcaccccctcgctcactcctgcatccccctcgctcactcctgcacccccctcgctcactccttcatccccctcgctcactcgtgcatccccctcgctcactcctgcatccccctcactcactcctgcatcccccttactcactcctgcatccccctcactcactcctgcatccccctcactcactcctgcatccccctcgctcactcctgcatccccctcgctcactcctgcatccccctcgctcactcctgcatccccctcgctcactcctgcacccccctcgctcactccttcatccccctcgctcactcgtgcatccccctcgctcactcctgcatccccctcgctcactcctgcatccccctcgctcactcctgcatccccctcgctcactcctgcatccccctcgctcactcctgcatccctctcactcactcctgcatccccctcgctcactcctgcatcccccttactcactcctgcatccctcttcctcactcctgcatccccctcactcactcctgcatccccctcgctcactcctgcatcccccttactcactcctgcatcccccttactcactcctgcatccctctcactcactcctgcatcccccttgctcACCCCTGCATCCCCCTCGTTCACTCCTGAATGACCATTGCTTACTACTGTACCTCCCTCgttcactcctgcatccccctcgctcactcctgcatccctcttactcactcctgcatccccctcactcactcctgcatccccctcgctcactcctgcatccccctcgctcactcctgcatcccccttgctcactcctgcatcccccttgctcactcctgcatccccttcgctcactcctgcatcccccttactcactcctgcatccctcttcctcactcctgcatccccctcactcactcctgaatcccccttgctcactcctgcatccccctcgctcactcctgcatgccccttactcactcctgcatccccttactcactcctgcatccctctcactcactcctgcatcccccttgctcACCCCTGCATCCCCCTTGTTCACTCCTAAATCCCTCAAATCcctcttactcactcctgcatcccccttgctcactgctgcatccccctcgctcactcctgcatcccccttactcactcctgaatccccctcgctcactcctgcatccccctcgctcaatcctgcatcccccttactcactcctgcatcccccttactcaatcctgcatccccctcgctcactcctgcatccccctcactcactcctgcatccccctcgctcactcctgcatccccctcactcactcctgcatcccccttgctcactgctgcatccccctcgctcactcctgcatcccccttactcactcctgaatccccctcgctcactcctgcatccccctcgctcaatcctgcatcccccttactcactcctgcattcCCCTTACTCaatcctgcatccccctcgctcactcctgcatcccccttactcactcctgcatcccccttactcactcctgcatccccctcactcactcctgcatcccccttactcactcctgcatccccctcactcactcctgcatccccctcactcactcctgcatccccctcgctcactcctgcatccccctcgctcactcctgcatccccctcgctcactcctgcatccccctcgctcactcctgcacccccctcgctcactccttcatccccctcgctcactcgtgcatccccctcgctcactcctgcatccccctcgctcactcctgcatccccctcgctcactcctgcatccccctcgctcactcctgcatccccctcgctcactcctgcatccctctcactcactcctgcatccccctcgctcactcctgcatcccccttactcactcctgcatccctcttcctcactcctgcatccccctcactcactcctgcatccccctcgctcactcctgcatcccccttactcactcctgcatcccccttactcactcctgcatccctctcactcactcctgcatcccccttgctcACCCCTGCATCCCCCTCGTTCACTCCTGAATGACCATTGCTTACTACTGTACCTCCCTCgttcactcctgcatccccctcgctcactcctgcatccctcttactcactcctgcatccccctcactcactcctgcatccccctcgctcactcctgcatccccctcgctcactcctgcatcccccttgctcactcctgcatcccccttgctcactcctgcatccccttcgctcactcctgcatcccccttactcactcctgcatccctcttcctcactcctgcatccccctcactcactcctgaatcccccttgctcactcctgcatccccctcgctcactcctgcatgccccttactcactcctgcatccccttactcactcctgcatccctctcactcactcctgcatcccccttgctcACCCCTGCATCCCCCTTGTTCACTCCTAAATCCCTCAAATCcctcttactcactcctgcatcccccttgctcactgctgcatccccctcgctcactcctgcatcccccttactcactcctgaatccccctcgctcactcctgcatccccctcgctcaatcctgcatcccccttactcactcctgcatcccccttactcaatcctgcatccccctcgctcactcctgcatccccctcactcactcctgcatccccctcgctcactcctgcatccccctcactcactcctgcatcccccttgctcactgctgcatccccctcgctcactcctgcatcccccttactcactcctgaatccccctcgctcactcctgcatccccctcgctcaatcctgcatcccccttactcactcctgcattcCCCTTACTCaatcctgcatccccctcgctcactcctgcatcccccttactcactcctgcatcccccttactcactcctgcatccccctcgctcactcctgcatccccctcgctcactcctgcatccccctcgctcactcctgcatccccctcgctcactcctgcatccccctcgcattactcctgcatccccctcgctcactcctgcatcccccttactcactcctgcatccctctcactcactcctgcatccccctcgctcactcctgcatcccccttactcactcctgcaccccccttactcactcctgcatcccccttactcactcctgcatcccccttactcactccttcatccccctcgctcactcgtgcatccccctcgctcactcctgcatcccccttactcactcctgcatcccccttactcactcctgcatcccccttactcactcctgcatcccccttactcactcctgcatcccccttgttcactcctgcatcccccttactcactcctgcatcccccttactcactcctgcatcccccttgctcactcctgcatcccccttgctcactcctgcatccccttcgctcactcctgcatcccccttactcactcctgcatccctcttcctcactcctgcatccccctcactcactcctgaatcccccttgctcactcctgcatccccctcgctcactcctgcatgccccttactcactcctgcatccccttactcactcctgcatccctctcactcactcctgcatcccccttgctcACCCCTGCATCCCCCTTGTTCACTCCTAAATCCCTCAAATCcctcttactcactcctgcatcccccttgctcactgctgcatccccctcgctcactcctgcatcccccttactcactcctgaatccccctcgctcactcctgcatccccctcgctcaatcctgcatcccccttactcactcctgcatcccccttactcaatcctgcatccccctcgctcactcctgcatccccctcactcactcctgcatccccctcgctcactcctgcatccccctcactcactcctgcatcccccttgctcactgctgcatccccctcgctcactcctgcatcccccttactcactcctgaatccccctcgctcactcctgcatccccctcgctcaatcctgcatcccccttactcactcctgcattcCCCTTACTCaatcctgcatccccctcgctcactcctgcatcccccttactcactcctgcatcccccttactcactcctgcatccccctcgctcactcctgcatccccctcgctcactcctgcatccccctcgctcactcctgcatccccctcgctcactcctgcatccccctcgcattactcctgcatccccctcgctcactcctgcatcccccttactcactcctgcatccctctcactcactcctgcatccccctcgctcactcctgcatcccccttactcactcct belongs to Astyanax mexicanus isolate ESR-SI-001 unplaced genomic scaffold, AstMex3_surface scaffold_50, whole genome shotgun sequence and includes:
- the LOC125797556 gene encoding netrin-3-like, with protein sequence MTDLYTFLLIYSLVGMSLNLPENSNPFSGQQAPPPDPCYEDTGSARRCIPEFVNAAFGQEVVASSVCGSPTSRHCGVIEREQRPPVRSCSTCDASDPRLAHPASYLTDLNSAHNLTCWVSENLQGAPLNVTLTLSLGKKFEITYVSLQFCSPRPDSMAIYKSMDYGRSWTPFQFYSSQCRRVYNRPNRAVITKQNEQEPLCTDSHTDPSPQSSAIIAFSTLDGRPSGKDFDSSPVLQDWVTVTDIRVVLSRPQTPRELPGREGHDPFGTPGVMSSYYYAVSDFQVGGRCKCNGHASRCIREKDGKTVCDCKHNTEGPECDRCKPFHYDRPWQRANAREANECMPCRCNLHARRCRFNMELFKLSGRRSGGVCMNCRHNTAGRHCHYCKEGYYRDMSRPITHRKACKACDCHPVGAAGKTCNQTTGQCPCKDGVTGITCNRCAKGYQQSRSPVAPCIKIPVINPTAVISSTEGPADCESYCKPPKGNLKINMKKYCKKDYAVLVSVLDMETVGDWAKFAVSLVSVYKSREPLKRGENLLWVHMKDLACKCPRIHMGKRFLILGSTEGGASPEGAGLVADKNSLVIQWRDVWTRRLRKFQRKEKKGKCSNA